A portion of the Sulfuriferula sp. AH1 genome contains these proteins:
- a CDS encoding gp436 family protein yields the protein MDYATQADMVSVFGEREVVMLTDRSLLGTIDATVLADALSLASDEIDAYLDGRYALPLPNVPRLLTRICCDITRYRLSGGDAQETEPSRNRYKDSIKMLEAVKRGDLTLGLDPAQQEVPTRGAVQINNGTRTFSRDTLADY from the coding sequence ATGGATTACGCTACACAAGCCGACATGGTGTCTGTATTCGGTGAGCGTGAGGTGGTCATGCTCACCGACCGCAGCCTGCTTGGCACGATCGATGCGACTGTGCTGGCTGATGCCTTGAGCCTGGCATCGGATGAGATCGATGCTTATCTGGATGGGCGCTATGCGCTGCCGCTGCCGAACGTGCCGCGCCTGCTGACCCGGATCTGCTGTGACATTACCCGCTACCGCCTCTCTGGCGGTGACGCGCAGGAAACCGAGCCGTCGCGCAACCGTTACAAAGACTCGATCAAGATGCTGGAGGCGGTGAAGCGCGGCGATCTGACGCTGGGGCTGGACCCTGCCCAGCAAGAGGTACCGACGCGCGGCGCCGTGCAGATTAATAACGGCACTCGTACATTCAGCCGCGACACGCTGGCGGATTACTGA
- a CDS encoding phage tail protein, with product MALEEYAGSIVMEIDGKEVEIASLNATEKTGRKLVKTMNKTGRAKGFSRGIKEYDLSISAVIPLTGDIDWAAIEGAKITQYPLSTGGQRVSYLDCFAISVGEKYTVDNEAMRDIAMGALRKVEE from the coding sequence ATGGCATTAGAAGAATACGCCGGCTCGATTGTGATGGAGATCGATGGTAAAGAGGTCGAGATCGCGAGCCTGAATGCGACTGAAAAAACCGGCCGAAAACTGGTCAAGACAATGAATAAAACAGGTCGAGCAAAAGGCTTTTCCAGAGGTATTAAGGAATACGACCTGAGTATTTCAGCTGTGATTCCGCTGACTGGCGATATTGACTGGGCTGCGATCGAAGGGGCAAAGATTACTCAATACCCGCTATCTACCGGTGGCCAGCGTGTTAGCTACCTTGATTGTTTCGCAATTAGTGTTGGTGAAAAATACACGGTAGACAATGAAGCCATGCGCGATATTGCTATGGGCGCATTGCGCAAGGTGGAAGAATGA
- a CDS encoding phage capsid protein, translated as MKNYFMENRFSLMMVLGILVAMAFGVMAPDHAAIASVFVGLNTTAFPVNPQLTAIAIGYKNPDIALIADKALPRFPTAKKFNFTVYSAEQGYTVPNTNVGRKSEPNVVDFGGTEMTGEVMDYGLDDVLPNDDIQAFESMPKPATGGPIDPQSLSAMMLTGLIELDREVRVAGTVFNAANYAAANQQTLAGTSQWSDYANSNPLSALLGALDSTLIRPNKVILGQQVWTILRQHPKIVNAVFKTPQNSGSVPKEALAELLEVDEVIVGAGFINTARKGQAPNYQRVWGKHCSLIYSSLMAAQAAQPCFGFTAQWGTRIAGAVPDSKIGLRGSVRIRVGESVKEVISAPDAGYFFQNAVA; from the coding sequence ATGAAAAACTATTTTATGGAAAACCGTTTCAGCCTGATGATGGTTTTGGGCATTCTCGTGGCTATGGCCTTCGGTGTTATGGCGCCTGATCATGCTGCGATCGCAAGTGTATTTGTGGGTTTGAATACCACGGCATTCCCGGTCAATCCGCAGCTGACGGCTATCGCAATTGGTTATAAAAATCCGGACATCGCCCTGATTGCCGATAAGGCGCTGCCGCGGTTTCCGACTGCGAAAAAATTCAATTTTACGGTTTACAGCGCGGAGCAAGGTTACACCGTTCCGAATACTAATGTTGGGCGTAAATCGGAGCCTAACGTGGTTGATTTCGGTGGTACCGAAATGACTGGTGAGGTGATGGATTATGGTCTCGATGACGTATTGCCGAATGATGATATTCAGGCATTTGAGAGCATGCCTAAACCTGCTACCGGCGGCCCGATTGATCCGCAGTCTTTGTCAGCCATGATGCTGACCGGCCTGATCGAGCTGGATCGTGAAGTGCGCGTCGCAGGTACAGTGTTTAACGCGGCCAACTATGCTGCGGCCAATCAGCAGACGCTGGCTGGCACCAGCCAGTGGAGCGATTACGCCAACTCTAACCCGCTTTCAGCATTGCTCGGCGCACTGGATAGCACGCTGATCCGCCCTAACAAAGTGATTCTTGGACAGCAGGTATGGACGATACTGCGTCAGCATCCGAAGATCGTTAACGCAGTCTTTAAGACGCCGCAAAACTCTGGTTCTGTGCCCAAGGAGGCCTTGGCTGAGTTGCTGGAGGTCGATGAAGTGATCGTCGGCGCAGGATTCATCAACACCGCGCGTAAAGGCCAGGCCCCTAACTATCAGCGCGTATGGGGCAAGCACTGCTCACTGATTTACAGCTCGCTGATGGCGGCTCAGGCGGCGCAGCCTTGCTTCGGCTTCACCGCACAGTGGGGCACGCGGATTGCTGGTGCGGTTCCGGATTCTAAAATTGGGCTGCGCGGTAGTGTGCGTATCCGTGTAGGCGAAAGCGTGAAGGAAGTGATCAGTGCACCTGATGCTGGATACTTCTTCCAGAACGCCGTAGCTTAA
- a CDS encoding DUF2190 family protein, producing MSNVLTKNFVAGAAILAATQVKFGADDNTVVPATGPTDLIIGVTTDIAAALGERVDVQMIGTAYVVAGAAATRGTLATSDASGRAVTAAPAAGVNNNTVGRFLESPSAAGDMVRVLLNPGSVQG from the coding sequence ATGTCGAATGTTTTAACTAAAAATTTCGTGGCCGGGGCGGCGATCCTTGCTGCTACTCAGGTCAAATTCGGCGCGGACGACAATACCGTAGTACCGGCAACTGGCCCGACTGATTTGATTATCGGTGTTACGACTGACATTGCGGCGGCACTGGGTGAGCGTGTTGACGTGCAGATGATCGGTACTGCGTATGTCGTTGCCGGCGCTGCGGCTACGCGCGGCACGCTGGCTACATCGGATGCATCTGGTCGCGCAGTGACTGCGGCCCCTGCAGCGGGGGTGAATAACAACACGGTAGGCCGATTCCTGGAATCGCCCAGTGCTGCAGGCGATATGGTTCGCGTGTTGCTAAACCCCGGATCTGTGCAGGGCTAA
- a CDS encoding DUF2635 domain-containing protein — protein MTMWVKANAGLKVPMEGKPNDYITEDVAIEVPDSAYYLRRLADGDVVLADAPVAPKASTSKGSE, from the coding sequence ATGACGATGTGGGTTAAAGCAAATGCAGGGCTGAAGGTGCCGATGGAGGGCAAGCCCAATGATTATATTACGGAGGATGTGGCGATTGAAGTCCCTGATAGTGCGTATTACTTGCGTCGCCTTGCTGATGGTGACGTTGTTCTGGCGGATGCGCCCGTCGCACCCAAAGCAAGTACAAGCAAAGGATCTGAATAA
- a CDS encoding phage tail sheath subtilisin-like domain-containing protein — MASKNIAFSSIPSSIRKPGKYFEFNTALAVRTLPGNLQKTLIMGQRTAAGTVLANVLTDVFSDTDAATYFGYGSMLHLMVRAALRANPYLALSVIALDDDAASLAAASTVTVTGTASTAGVVTLGIGAQQVQIAVNSGDLPATIASALATQIGKQPDLPVTATVLAGVVTLTAKNKGALGNSIKISVTSTVGTTTVVATAFAGGATDPQLTTVLPTVFSAGHNILVSPYNDATNLTSLRTHLDSVAGPMEQRGAIGVCGFVSTLSTATTAALANNSGRISGILVPNASDLVCEVAASYGAVCASEEDPARPLNTVPLTGLTPPPMANWLSRTEQENALYNGITPAEVGPGGVVQIVRAITMYTVNASGIPDISLLDLTTIRTLDYVRKAARERIALRFPREKLSERTAPKVRSELLDVLTKLEELEIVENVAANAAGLLVERDLQDPNRLDAKIPADVVNGLHVFAGRIDLLL; from the coding sequence ATGGCTAGCAAGAATATTGCCTTCAGCAGTATCCCGTCGAGCATCCGTAAGCCGGGAAAATATTTCGAATTCAATACCGCCCTGGCGGTACGTACCTTGCCGGGTAACCTGCAAAAGACGCTGATCATGGGCCAGCGCACTGCTGCCGGTACGGTGCTGGCCAATGTGCTGACGGATGTTTTCTCGGATACCGATGCGGCGACGTACTTCGGCTATGGATCGATGCTGCATCTGATGGTACGGGCGGCATTGCGCGCCAATCCGTATCTGGCATTGTCGGTGATCGCGCTGGATGACGATGCGGCCAGCCTGGCTGCCGCCAGCACGGTGACGGTGACCGGCACTGCTTCAACCGCTGGCGTGGTAACGCTGGGAATCGGTGCGCAGCAAGTGCAGATTGCAGTTAATAGCGGCGACCTGCCGGCGACGATCGCATCGGCACTGGCTACGCAGATCGGCAAGCAGCCGGATCTGCCGGTCACGGCGACGGTGCTGGCGGGTGTGGTGACATTGACTGCCAAGAACAAGGGCGCGCTGGGTAACTCGATCAAGATCTCGGTGACCAGCACTGTCGGTACCACCACCGTGGTGGCCACAGCATTTGCTGGCGGTGCGACCGACCCGCAACTGACTACGGTGCTGCCGACTGTATTCTCCGCCGGGCACAATATCCTGGTGTCGCCGTATAACGATGCGACAAATCTGACCTCGCTGCGCACGCACCTGGACAGCGTGGCCGGCCCGATGGAGCAGCGCGGCGCAATTGGTGTCTGCGGATTTGTGTCCACTTTGTCGACTGCAACGACGGCGGCACTGGCTAATAATAGCGGCCGCATATCGGGAATTCTGGTGCCTAATGCGTCTGACCTAGTCTGTGAAGTGGCGGCGTCGTATGGCGCGGTGTGCGCCAGCGAGGAGGACCCAGCGCGGCCGCTGAATACGGTGCCATTGACCGGCCTCACTCCGCCGCCAATGGCGAACTGGCTGTCGCGCACCGAGCAGGAAAACGCGCTGTACAACGGTATCACCCCGGCTGAAGTTGGGCCTGGCGGTGTCGTGCAGATCGTGCGCGCGATCACCATGTACACGGTAAATGCCAGCGGTATCCCGGACATCAGCCTGCTGGATCTGACCACTATCCGCACGCTGGATTACGTGCGCAAGGCCGCCCGTGAACGCATCGCGCTGCGTTTCCCACGCGAGAAGCTATCGGAGCGGACTGCGCCAAAAGTGCGGTCGGAGCTGCTCGATGTGCTGACCAAGTTGGAGGAGCTGGAAATCGTGGAGAACGTAGCGGCCAATGCAGCAGGCTTGCTGGTTGAGCGCGATCTGCAAGATCCGAATCGACTGGATGCGAAGATCCCAGCTGATGTGGTGAACGGGCTGCATGTGTTTGCTGGTCGGATTGACTTGTTGCTTTAG